A region from the Lolium perenne isolate Kyuss_39 chromosome 4, Kyuss_2.0, whole genome shotgun sequence genome encodes:
- the LOC127347605 gene encoding F-box/LRR-repeat protein 25-like: protein MEAGDTSTRKRKSAVLEGCRPAPATAAADPGPGSGGADEDLINRLPDEILREIISLLPTKQGARTQAVASRWRGLWRSSPLNLDFDHITAHAHWYNLSHDVLGIIKSHQGGGRRLRTPYMYTEDVKHAIEACLLSPALNNLRELELSSWEGQPIPASVFRFSPTLCFAHIGHCSLPDATVQGIQFPLLKQLRLVHSSISEGSLHRMIADCPSLECLLIYSCTGSRSLRINSPVLTSVGVKNYSADAPMLEELIIESAPRLESLLHLDEHQGLRVSVLSAPNLETIGCTNATRLVFGSTEIQGLHVVRLGTGLCTIKCLALGMCTLSLDMVIELLRCFPCLEKLYIQARKF from the exons ATGGAGGCAGGCGATACTAGCACAAGGAAGAGGAAGTCCGCCGTGCTTGAGGGCTGTCGTCCGGCGCCAGCGACGGCAGCGGCCGATCCTGGTCCTGGATCGGGCGGAGCAGATGAAGATCTCATCAACAGACTCCCCGACGAGATCCTCAGAGAGATAATCTCCCTCCTCCCCACCAAGCAAGGCGCTCGCACCCAGGCCGTCGCCTCCCGGTGGCGCGGCCTCTGGCGCTCTTCGCCTCTCAACCTCGACTTCGATCACATCACCGCCCACGCCCACTGGTATAACCTCTCTCACGATGTATTAGGCATCATTAAATCCCACCAAggcggcggccgtcgcctccgcacCCCCTACATGTACACCGAAGACGTCAAACATGCCATCGAAGCTTGTCTCCTGTCCCCCGCTCTCAATAACCTCCGGGAGCTCGAGCTCAGCAGCTGGGAGGGGCAGCCGATACCGGCTTCGGTTTTCCGCTTCTCGCCCACCCTCTGCTTTGCCCACATCGGGCACTGCAGCCTCCCGGACGCCACCGTACAGGGAATTCAGTTTCCCCTTCTTAAGCAGCTCAGGCTTGTTCATAGCAGCATCTCGGAGGGCTCACTCCATCGCATGATTGCCGACTGCCCCTCTCTCGAGTGCTTGCTAATCTATTCCTGCACCGGATCCCGTTCCCTCCGGATCAACTCACCTGTCCTTACAAGCGTTGGAGTCAAAAATTATTCCGCAGATGCACCCATGTTAGAGGAACTCATCATTGAGAGTGCTCCTCGTCTTGAATCGTTGCTCCATCTTGATGAGCACCAGGGTTTGCGTGTCTCCGTACTCTCCGCTCCTAACTTGGAGACCATAGGCTGCACCAACGCTACCAGGCTTGTGTTTGGTTCTACTGAAATTCAG GGACTGCATGTTGTTAGGCTTGGAACAGGGCTGTGCACAATCAAGTGTTTGGCTCTCGGAATGTGTACCCTAAGTTTGGACATGGTTATTGAATTGTTGAGGTGCTTTCCGTGCTTGGAGAAGCTGTACATTCAG GCTAGAAAGTTTTAG
- the LOC127347604 gene encoding F-box/LRR-repeat protein 25-like produces the protein MEADGTSTRKRKSAAPEGCRPAPASGAADPGSGDDGGGGPDKDLVDRISSLPNEILGEIISLLPIEQGGRTQILAKRWRHLWSSSPLNLDFNHITHRWYRILPVVLRIISSHQGPGRRFRTCGLHTPNYKHAVEACLPSPALDNLQELELASWQGHPIPPSVFRFSPTLRYFHIEDCSLPDATVQGIQFPLLKQLRLVHSSISEGSLHRMIADCPSLECLLIYSCTGSRSLRINSPVLTSIGVKTYSKDTPVLEELIIESAPRLESLLHLDEHQGLRVSVLSAPKLKTIGCTNTTRLVFGSTEIQVRNCG, from the coding sequence ATGGAGGCGGACGGTACTAGCACAAGGAAGAGGAAGTCCGCCGCGCCTGAGGGCTGTCGTCCGGCGCCAGCGTCGGGAGCGGCCGATCCTGGATCGGGTGACGACGGCGGAGGCGGACCAGATAAAGATCTCGTTGACCGCATCAGCAGCCTCCCCAACGAGATCCTCGGAGAGATAATCTCCCTCCTCCCCATCGAGCAAGGCGGTCGCACCCAGATCCTCGCCAagcggtggcgccacctctggagCTCTTCGCCTCTCAACCTCGACTTCAATCACATCACCCACAGATGGTATAGAATCCTTCCTGTTGTATTACGCATCATTTCCTCCCACCAAGGCCCCGGCCGCCGGTTTCGCACTTGCGGGTTGCACACCCCAAACTACAAACATGCCGTCGAAGCTTGTCTCCCGTCCCCCGCTCTCGACAACCTCCAGGAGCTCGAGCTCGCCAGCTGGCAGGGGCACCCGATACCGCCTTCGGTCTTCCGCTTCTCGCCCACCCTCCGCTATTTCCACATCGAGGACTGCAGCCTCCCGGACGCCACCGTCCAGGGAATTCAGTTTCCCCTTCTTAAGCAGCTCAGGCTTGTTCATAGCAGCATCTCGGAGGGCTCACTCCATCGCATGATTGCCGACTGCCCCTCTCTCGAGTGCTTGCTAATTTATTCCTGCACTGGATCACGTTCCCTCCGGATCAACTCACCTGTCCTTACAAGCATTGGAGTCAAAACTTATTCCAAAGATACACCCGTGTTAGAGGAACTCATCATTGAGAGTGCTCCTCGTCTTGAATCGTTGCTCCATCTTGATGAGCACCAGGGTTTGCGTGTCTCCGTACTGTCCGCTCCTAAGTTGAAGACCATAGGCTGCACCAACACTACCAGGCTTGTGTTTGGTTCTACTGAAATTCAGGTACGTAACTGCGGCTAG